A section of the Chryseobacterium scophthalmum genome encodes:
- a CDS encoding ABC-F family ATP-binding cassette domain-containing protein, with amino-acid sequence MLSVQGLGLHHSGNYLFQNVNFTIKKDDKIGLVGKNGAGKSTLLKMLSGEITFYEGNVVPEGNITIGFLKQDLDFVKGRTVWNETMQAFEQINAWKEELEEINHQLTVRTDYESDSYTDLINRMTDLNDLLMHHDAYNLEGDIEKVLFGLGFKADDFQKITDEFSGGWRMRIELAKLLLQKNDLMLLDEPTNHLDMESIIWLENFLKDYPGGILLVSHDKQFMTAVCNRTFDVNNRKVDDYKANYSKYLIMREDRREKLIQAKKNQDAEIKQMEDNINKFRASATKASFAQSLIKKLDKIERIEVDNEDVSKFNIRFVQSQVPGKVIFEAENLGKSYGEKQIFDDVDFIVQRGDRIALLGQNGQGKTTLAKILSGDIKDYSGNWNLGHNVNIGYFAQNQEEVLTPNKTVQEEAEDAATEETRPRVRDLLGSFLFQGEAVNKKTKVLSGGERNRLALCKLLLRPFNTLIMDEPTNHLDIQSKEIIKLALQKFEGTLIVISHDREFLQGLCDKIYEFRDGKMKEFLGDINEYLEFRQKESIREISAEKAKLHGDEPKVEVKKVEEKPSTSNNQPSTIVSKEQKSIQNKLKKVEEKISELETAIETFEATFTKENPSEETLEKYNKTKEELDLALQEWEHLGTQLD; translated from the coding sequence ATGCTTTCGGTTCAGGGTTTAGGATTACATCATTCAGGTAATTATTTATTTCAAAACGTAAATTTCACCATCAAAAAGGATGATAAAATTGGTTTGGTTGGTAAAAACGGAGCGGGGAAATCTACGCTTCTGAAAATGCTTTCCGGCGAAATCACTTTCTATGAAGGAAACGTAGTTCCTGAAGGAAATATTACCATCGGTTTCTTAAAACAAGATCTTGATTTTGTAAAAGGAAGAACCGTTTGGAATGAAACCATGCAGGCTTTTGAGCAAATTAATGCTTGGAAAGAGGAATTGGAAGAAATTAATCATCAATTGACGGTAAGAACCGATTACGAAAGCGATTCTTATACAGATCTGATTAACAGAATGACCGATCTGAATGATCTTTTAATGCACCATGATGCCTACAATTTGGAAGGTGATATCGAAAAAGTTTTATTCGGTTTAGGTTTTAAAGCAGATGATTTTCAAAAAATAACTGACGAGTTTTCCGGAGGTTGGAGAATGAGAATTGAATTGGCAAAATTGCTTCTTCAGAAAAACGATTTGATGCTTCTCGATGAGCCTACCAATCACTTGGATATGGAATCGATTATCTGGCTGGAAAATTTCTTGAAAGATTATCCGGGAGGAATTCTTTTAGTAAGTCACGATAAACAGTTTATGACTGCAGTTTGTAACCGTACTTTTGATGTAAACAACAGAAAAGTAGACGATTATAAAGCCAATTATTCTAAATATTTGATCATGCGTGAAGACCGTCGTGAAAAACTGATTCAGGCTAAAAAGAATCAGGATGCGGAAATCAAGCAAATGGAAGATAACATCAACAAATTCCGTGCAAGTGCAACTAAGGCTTCTTTTGCGCAGTCATTGATTAAAAAATTAGATAAAATAGAACGTATTGAAGTTGATAACGAAGACGTTTCTAAATTCAATATCCGTTTCGTACAGTCACAGGTTCCTGGAAAAGTTATTTTCGAAGCTGAAAATCTTGGGAAATCTTACGGTGAAAAACAGATTTTCGATGATGTAGATTTTATCGTTCAGCGAGGTGACAGAATTGCGCTTCTTGGACAAAACGGACAAGGAAAAACCACTTTAGCAAAAATTCTTTCAGGAGATATAAAAGATTATTCAGGAAACTGGAACTTAGGTCACAACGTAAATATCGGATATTTCGCTCAGAATCAGGAAGAAGTTTTAACTCCAAATAAAACCGTGCAGGAAGAAGCTGAAGATGCAGCAACTGAAGAAACAAGACCTAGAGTAAGAGATTTGTTAGGATCATTTCTTTTCCAGGGTGAAGCGGTAAACAAAAAAACAAAGGTTCTTTCCGGAGGTGAAAGAAACCGTTTGGCGCTTTGTAAATTGCTTCTTCGTCCGTTCAACACGTTGATTATGGATGAGCCTACCAATCACTTAGATATTCAGTCTAAAGAGATTATCAAATTGGCTTTACAGAAGTTTGAAGGTACGTTAATTGTAATTTCTCACGATAGAGAATTTTTACAAGGTCTTTGTGATAAAATCTACGAATTCCGTGATGGTAAAATGAAAGAATTCTTAGGTGACATTAACGAGTATCTTGAATTCAGACAGAAAGAATCAATCAGGGAAATTTCTGCCGAAAAAGCAAAACTTCATGGTGATGAACCTAAAGTTGAAGTTAAAAAAGTTGAAGAAAAACCATCAACTAGCAACAATCAACCATCAACTATTGTAAGTAAGGAACAGAAAAGTATTCAGAATAAATTAAAGAAAGTAGAAGAAAAAATTTCTGAACTGGAAACAGCAATCGAAACTTTTGAAGCTACGTTTACTAAAGAAAATCCTTCTGAAGAAACTTTAGAAAAATATAATAAAACCAAAGAAGAGCTCGATCTTGCATTACAGGAATGGGAACATTTGGGAACGCAATTAGATTAA